A region of the Candidatus Methanomethylicota archaeon genome:
TATACATTAAAAATTATATATTTAGGTGCAATCTGCTTCTGCTGTAAGTCTCCCTCTTATTCTATTTTTGTGAGTTCCTTTATTCTTGCGTAGAATTTCATTTCTTGGCTGTTGGCTAGGTGTATTTCGAATGGGTGGTATGGTGGAAGATTGCATATTTCCTCTATTTTCAATTTGAGTCTTGCTCTGCCAAAATTGTCATTTGGGAGATTGTCTGACTTTATGAGTATGTCTACATCGCTCCCACCAACAGCTTCACCACGGACTACGCTACCAAAAACGTAGACTTCTGCATCGGGCAATAATTGTTTAGCTGCCTTCGCTATCTTCTCCACATATGGCTTCCACTCCCTAACCATTTTCGCTCTCTCTATGAGCATATCAATGTAGTGCTCGATATTTCAACACCTCCCTTGCTAAGTTTAATATTTTCTCAGCTTCCTCCCTACTATATTCCTTGGGAAGGTATCTTGAAGCAATATATGAGTCCTCTAAAACAGTAAATTCATCTCTTCTCTCTTGATATAGCTTATA
Encoded here:
- a CDS encoding nucleotidyltransferase domain-containing protein, yielding MVREWKPYVEKIAKAAKQLLPDAEVYVFGSVVRGEAVGGSDVDILIKSDNLPNDNFGRARLKLKIEEICNLPPYHPFEIHLANSQEMKFYARIKELTKIE